The following coding sequences are from one Sandaracinaceae bacterium window:
- a CDS encoding putative metal-binding motif-containing protein — protein sequence MAGHSLAATDCDDASAQEHPAQLDICDLSDNNCNTTVDELPICDVVQFVGAAGGTLTATATGGGTIRVEIPAGALGSSSPTPSVNFTRARCPTWVRSSFVGRPVVISPVEQVFTIPANVTLPAAGQNLVVLRLDDEDDTTWEVVEATFTGGQALFGADSGGIYVVVTKTCTASTETCDSVDNDCDWLVDEEGVCSSSETLAERIVGWWNYCDEFEVQAPTTQLIQSACANAEESFMWFAADGTSGGFSNSECRGFGPWSTPTESTVSLHECEGTANAQIETYSLVYFDGADEEYLILVWGSGSETEYEVLRRIASPPSSCAGTPYVPDLFECGPVIGAPCATDWHVVGNACVLCPSNSTNEAGDDPTGANTACGCRQDSHVIDGECVFCDVDSMNPAGDDPAGGDTVCEEVVCGDDTCHWSEDGACEEDCRGTCGDQTCSWWEVWDAPCMEDCCGNGQCIGSENSTSCPSDCE from the coding sequence GTGGCGGGCCACAGCCTGGCGGCGACCGACTGCGATGACGCGAGCGCGCAGGAGCACCCGGCGCAGCTCGATATCTGCGACCTGAGCGACAACAACTGCAACACCACCGTGGACGAGCTCCCGATTTGCGACGTCGTCCAGTTCGTCGGTGCTGCGGGCGGCACGCTGACCGCCACCGCCACGGGCGGCGGCACCATCCGTGTAGAGATCCCCGCAGGCGCGCTGGGCAGCAGTTCACCGACTCCATCGGTGAACTTCACCCGCGCACGTTGCCCGACTTGGGTGCGGTCGTCCTTCGTGGGGCGCCCCGTGGTCATCAGCCCGGTTGAACAGGTCTTCACCATCCCAGCGAATGTGACGCTCCCGGCGGCAGGCCAGAACCTCGTGGTGCTGCGGCTCGATGACGAAGACGACACCACCTGGGAAGTGGTGGAGGCCACGTTCACGGGCGGCCAGGCGCTCTTCGGAGCCGACAGCGGCGGCATCTACGTGGTGGTCACGAAGACCTGCACGGCCTCTACCGAGACCTGCGACAGCGTGGACAACGACTGCGACTGGCTCGTGGATGAAGAGGGGGTGTGCAGTTCCAGCGAGACGCTTGCCGAACGCATCGTGGGTTGGTGGAACTACTGCGACGAGTTCGAGGTGCAAGCGCCCACCACGCAGCTCATCCAGTCGGCCTGCGCCAACGCAGAAGAGAGCTTCATGTGGTTCGCTGCTGATGGCACGAGCGGAGGTTTCTCTAACAGCGAGTGCCGGGGCTTTGGTCCGTGGTCGACCCCGACCGAGTCGACCGTGAGCCTTCACGAGTGCGAGGGAACCGCCAACGCGCAGATCGAGACGTACTCCCTCGTCTACTTCGACGGCGCAGACGAAGAGTATCTGATCCTGGTATGGGGGTCCGGGTCCGAGACGGAATACGAAGTGCTCCGACGCATAGCATCACCACCCAGTTCCTGTGCTGGCACACCCTACGTGCCAGACCTGTTTGAATGCGGTCCGGTCATCGGTGCCCCCTGCGCCACTGACTGGCACGTGGTCGGCAACGCGTGCGTGTTGTGCCCCTCCAACTCCACGAACGAAGCTGGAGATGACCCGACGGGTGCGAATACAGCGTGCGGATGCCGTCAGGACTCGCATGTCATCGACGGGGAGTGCGTCTTCTGTGACGTCGACTCCATGAACCCGGCCGGCGACGACCCCGCGGGCGGCGATACGGTCTGCGAAGAAGTCGTCTGCGGCGATGACACCTGCCATTGGTCCGAAGACGGTGCCTGTGAGGAGGACTGCCGCGGTACCTGCGGCGACCAGACGTGCAGTTGGTGGGAGGTGTGGGATGCGCCGTGCATGGAGGACTGCTGCGGCAACGGTCAGTGCATCGGATCGGAGAACTCAACGTCCTGCCCCTCAGACTGCGAGTGA
- a CDS encoding putative metal-binding motif-containing protein yields MGTSGPNCGTDCDDTTIRRRSGQVEFCDSTDNDCDGRPMKRRRTCPGIPSPYRWRRLDGHGHGQLHAGGGPQPGGDRLR; encoded by the coding sequence ATGGGCACCAGCGGACCGAACTGCGGCACGGACTGTGACGACACCACCATCCGCCGGCGCTCTGGGCAAGTGGAGTTCTGCGACAGCACCGACAACGACTGCGACGGCAGACCGATGAAGAGACGCAGGACGTGCCCTGGTATCCCGAGCCCATACCGATGGCGACGGCTCGACGGGCACGGCCACGGTCAGCTGCACGCCGGTGGCGGGCCACAGCCTGGCGGCGACCGACTGCGATGA
- a CDS encoding HEAT repeat domain-containing protein → MDAREAHRRTTEQLDAGNAQGALVPLWALLSRSHMSDEELRTGLALADRAYTALGRKRAVATLRMFRGDLAGAQSLVQDAPLDRARLRVMGKDPVQAARAFEEAGWLGHAAIQQENAGDLRTARLLWERLTQDPRLRQNLYILGLVRFNLSRACQQLEDHAAARRERVLSMQAIEAAADGFETIGQRERAFDCYQVLLNIGKEGAFENLAEGYLGCIRILTADHLKYYVLQYFEDFAKLAVERGELHTAATLLREAAQFCRRNRLPYEAHYRQRGAQTQEQAATKLLEDGGMPEMAENAFSAAIDGYNDLGLYSSVRGVYQRLAALPLPEKRRARYARLAERLSGMPDEPLNAVGFPDYLRMDTAYPEIWRLDVIEWEQAGDAVETMGQVLEDPKTPDYIRRHALLCRLRQLGEVNGATPAALIALAESLGRVGIYACLAPLETMVEHEDPSVRAAVLRAVRQLYFKRSFVLVMRGLADPDASVRQEALAAVSTLHFGHAFDPLQRIFRDSQDAAVRSAALGAIGKIPNLEAAELLLEVLSHGTPAERQQAGDLLKRADHPDVLAMLQRAHGDETGEMKGRIAQVLQARGR, encoded by the coding sequence ATGGACGCGCGCGAGGCGCACCGCAGGACCACCGAGCAGCTGGACGCGGGCAACGCGCAGGGAGCGCTGGTGCCGCTGTGGGCGCTGCTGAGCCGCAGCCACATGAGCGACGAGGAGCTGCGCACGGGGCTGGCGCTGGCGGACCGCGCGTACACGGCGCTCGGGCGCAAGCGCGCGGTGGCCACGCTGCGCATGTTCCGGGGCGACCTGGCCGGCGCCCAGAGCCTGGTGCAGGACGCGCCGCTCGACCGAGCGCGCCTGCGCGTGATGGGCAAGGACCCTGTGCAGGCCGCGCGCGCCTTCGAGGAGGCGGGCTGGCTGGGCCACGCCGCCATCCAGCAAGAGAACGCCGGCGACCTGCGCACGGCGCGCCTGCTGTGGGAGCGGCTCACGCAAGACCCGCGGCTGCGGCAGAACCTCTACATCCTGGGCCTGGTGCGCTTCAACCTGAGCCGCGCCTGTCAGCAGCTGGAGGACCACGCCGCCGCGCGCCGCGAGCGCGTGCTCAGCATGCAGGCCATCGAGGCGGCGGCCGACGGATTCGAGACCATCGGGCAGCGCGAGCGCGCGTTCGACTGCTACCAGGTGCTGCTCAACATCGGCAAGGAGGGCGCGTTCGAGAACCTGGCCGAGGGCTACCTGGGCTGCATCCGCATCCTCACGGCCGACCACCTCAAGTACTACGTGCTCCAGTACTTCGAAGATTTTGCCAAGCTGGCCGTGGAGCGCGGTGAGCTGCACACGGCGGCCACCCTGCTGCGCGAGGCCGCGCAGTTCTGCCGGCGCAACCGCCTGCCGTACGAGGCGCACTACCGCCAGCGCGGCGCGCAAACGCAAGAGCAGGCGGCCACCAAGCTGCTCGAGGACGGCGGCATGCCCGAGATGGCGGAGAACGCGTTCTCGGCGGCCATCGACGGCTACAACGACCTCGGCCTCTACTCGAGCGTGCGCGGGGTCTACCAGCGCCTGGCCGCGCTGCCGCTGCCCGAGAAGCGGCGCGCCCGCTATGCGCGCCTGGCCGAGCGGCTGAGCGGGATGCCCGACGAGCCGCTCAACGCGGTGGGCTTCCCGGACTACCTGCGCATGGACACGGCCTACCCCGAGATCTGGCGCTTGGACGTCATCGAGTGGGAGCAGGCCGGCGACGCCGTCGAGACCATGGGCCAGGTGCTGGAAGACCCGAAGACGCCCGACTACATCCGGCGCCACGCGCTGCTGTGCCGGCTGCGGCAGCTGGGCGAGGTGAATGGCGCCACCCCGGCTGCCCTCATCGCGCTGGCCGAGAGCCTGGGCCGCGTGGGCATCTACGCGTGCCTCGCACCGCTCGAGACCATGGTGGAGCACGAAGACCCATCGGTGCGCGCCGCGGTGCTGCGCGCCGTGCGCCAGCTGTACTTCAAGCGCTCGTTCGTGCTGGTGATGCGCGGGTTGGCGGACCCCGACGCGAGCGTGCGCCAAGAGGCCCTGGCGGCGGTGAGCACGCTGCACTTCGGGCACGCGTTCGATCCGCTGCAGCGCATCTTCCGAGACTCGCAAGACGCCGCCGTGCGCAGCGCTGCGCTCGGGGCGATTGGCAAGATCCCGAACCTCGAGGCCGCCGAGCTGCTGCTCGAGGTGCTCTCGCACGGGACCCCGGCGGAGCGCCAGCAGGCGGGGGACTTGCTCAAGCGCGCCGACCACCCCGACGTGCTGGCCATGCTGCAGCGCGCGCACGGGGACGAGACGGGCGAGATGAAGGGGCGCATCGCGCAGGTGCTGCAGGCGCGGGGGCGGTGA
- a CDS encoding AAA family ATPase, whose protein sequence is MEPLVTQDAQTLRRLTQVAQRLEATFLGKSETIRLMLIAIVAGEHMVLVGPPGTAKSAIIRLFAKLVQAKYFEYLLTRFTEPNEIFGPIDIQAFRDGAYKRRTEGMMPESEIVFLDEVFKANSAILNSLLSVLNERVYTVGADVVKVPLMSAFAASNEVPNDENLMAVFDRFLLRVHSDNLDSYHFHDLLLKGVAHEVGKIDGSYDRLQPLLSAADLHALHAGFAPRMNFTEDFLAAYKGLVFQIRSEGVSLSDRRAIKMLKLFAASAALDGRPTADPSDFFVLKHTWNNLDQAEILDGVVGPVLEAWYREHPEARRFGATDVGIDALVAELNRIRDLLTSDRPMSDIQLFSHLKALNEIKAALESLGTKPARDALTRVEQLLGHVFQSGKFAQ, encoded by the coding sequence ATGGAGCCCCTCGTGACCCAAGACGCCCAGACTCTCCGCCGCCTCACCCAAGTCGCCCAGCGCCTCGAGGCCACCTTCCTCGGCAAGAGCGAGACCATCCGCCTGATGCTCATCGCCATCGTGGCCGGTGAGCACATGGTGCTGGTGGGCCCGCCCGGCACCGCCAAGAGCGCCATCATCCGGCTCTTCGCGAAGCTGGTTCAGGCCAAGTACTTCGAGTACCTGCTCACGCGCTTCACGGAGCCCAACGAGATCTTCGGGCCCATCGACATCCAGGCCTTCCGCGACGGCGCCTACAAGCGGCGCACCGAGGGCATGATGCCGGAGTCGGAGATCGTGTTCCTGGACGAGGTCTTCAAGGCCAACAGCGCCATCCTCAACTCGCTGCTGAGCGTGCTGAACGAGCGCGTGTACACCGTGGGCGCCGACGTGGTGAAGGTGCCGCTCATGAGCGCGTTCGCGGCCTCCAACGAGGTGCCCAACGACGAGAACCTGATGGCGGTGTTCGACCGCTTCCTGCTGCGCGTACACAGCGACAACCTGGATAGCTACCACTTCCACGACCTGTTGCTGAAGGGCGTGGCGCACGAGGTGGGCAAGATCGACGGCAGCTACGACCGCCTGCAGCCGCTCTTGAGCGCGGCCGACCTGCACGCGCTGCACGCGGGCTTCGCGCCGCGCATGAACTTCACAGAGGACTTCCTGGCGGCCTACAAGGGGCTGGTCTTCCAGATCCGCAGCGAGGGCGTGTCGCTCTCCGACCGCCGCGCCATCAAGATGCTGAAGCTGTTCGCGGCGAGCGCGGCGCTCGACGGGCGCCCCACGGCAGACCCGAGCGACTTCTTCGTGCTCAAGCACACGTGGAACAACCTGGACCAGGCCGAGATCCTGGACGGCGTGGTGGGCCCCGTGCTCGAAGCCTGGTACCGCGAACACCCCGAGGCGCGCCGCTTCGGCGCCACGGACGTGGGCATCGACGCGCTGGTCGCCGAGCTGAACCGCATCCGCGACCTGCTCACCTCCGACCGGCCCATGAGCGACATCCAGCTCTTCAGTCACCTGAAGGCCCTCAACGAGATCAAGGCCGCGCTCGAGAGCCTGGGCACCAAGCCCGCGCGCGACGCGCTCACCCGGGTGGAGCAGCTGCTGGGGCACGTGTTCCAGAGCGGCAAGTTCGCGCAGTAA
- a CDS encoding DUF3592 domain-containing protein: protein MNPDDAAWLFGGGAVALGVTIALSILGSLVCTIAPIAAIFWFVRKRKTEADTLRAESARWPGTVGRVLKSRVEVQGGDHASVRPYVLYEYMVAGQRYEGQQIRAGDKFMTSYSSRQAYDTVDLYPAGSEVTVFYDPSNPAESALSR from the coding sequence GTGAACCCTGATGACGCCGCGTGGCTCTTCGGTGGTGGCGCCGTTGCCCTCGGCGTGACCATCGCGCTCTCCATCCTGGGCTCCCTGGTGTGCACCATCGCACCCATCGCGGCGATCTTCTGGTTCGTCCGGAAGCGCAAGACCGAGGCCGACACGCTGCGCGCCGAGAGCGCACGCTGGCCGGGGACCGTGGGGCGCGTGCTCAAGTCACGCGTGGAGGTGCAGGGAGGGGACCACGCCAGCGTTCGCCCCTACGTGCTCTACGAGTACATGGTGGCGGGCCAACGCTACGAGGGTCAGCAGATCCGCGCCGGGGACAAGTTCATGACCTCCTACAGCTCCCGTCAGGCATACGACACGGTGGACCTCTACCCCGCCGGCAGCGAGGTCACCGTGTTCTACGACCCGAGCAACCCCGCCGAGTCGGCGCTCTCGCGCTGA
- a CDS encoding two pore domain potassium channel family protein codes for MESTTSSSTTQGGLPALLERRKYEFLLAALMQHLFIAVLLPDLAFYARVVWPLNMVVLGVFSVGIFAQRSAVHRAFKNGMTLAVIAIPAALAFFPPGATAMLGLSVCYVLFFLVILVEVFRHLLRPRYIDADLVSAAICGYFLLLETGIFLMQALYYAVPNSFRGVDTSSFPSIYLDLVYFCSIVLTSIGFGDITPAHHVTKLATALLGITGQTYSVVLVGILISKYTSANTK; via the coding sequence ATGGAGAGCACCACGTCCAGCAGCACGACCCAAGGCGGCCTGCCCGCCCTGCTCGAGCGGCGCAAGTACGAGTTCCTGTTGGCCGCGCTGATGCAGCACCTCTTCATCGCCGTGCTGCTTCCGGACCTCGCGTTCTATGCGCGCGTCGTGTGGCCGCTCAACATGGTGGTGCTCGGCGTCTTCAGCGTGGGCATCTTCGCGCAGCGCTCGGCGGTGCACCGCGCGTTCAAGAACGGCATGACGCTGGCCGTCATCGCCATCCCCGCGGCGCTCGCGTTCTTCCCACCCGGGGCCACCGCCATGTTGGGCCTCAGCGTCTGCTACGTGCTGTTCTTCCTGGTCATCTTGGTGGAGGTGTTTCGCCACTTGCTGCGTCCCCGCTACATCGACGCCGACCTCGTGTCGGCCGCCATCTGCGGGTACTTCCTGCTGCTCGAGACCGGCATCTTCCTGATGCAGGCGCTCTACTACGCGGTGCCCAACAGCTTCCGGGGTGTCGACACGAGCTCGTTCCCCAGCATCTACCTCGACCTCGTGTACTTCTGCTCCATCGTGCTCACCAGCATCGGCTTCGGCGACATCACGCCGGCCCATCACGTCACCAAGCTCGCCACCGCGCTGCTCGGCATCACGGGCCAGACCTACTCGGTGGTGCTGGTGGGCATCTTGATCAGCAAGTACACCTCGGCCAACACCAAGTAG
- a CDS encoding metallophosphoesterase: MSSLEDMQFDTKFELPYADLDIPFYVVLGNHDSGGLGGAGFEFWRGAIQVDYTNVSDKWTMPNEYYAFVQEHVTFVGLDTNALMWGHQVSEQREFVADTIDAATTPWVIAFGHHPYISNGKHGDAGAYEGIPGIPILSGGSVKSFFDDEICGRVDLYFSGHDHNRQWLPRACDTQLVVSGAAAKTTGFRERAIVGGLRHNGPYNEDDTAGFFWGEIDGDTLRARFYDRYGTLNFETTMTR, encoded by the coding sequence GTGAGTAGCCTCGAAGACATGCAGTTCGACACCAAGTTCGAGCTGCCCTACGCCGACCTCGACATCCCGTTCTACGTGGTGCTCGGCAACCACGACTCGGGCGGGCTCGGCGGCGCGGGCTTCGAGTTCTGGCGCGGCGCGATCCAGGTGGACTACACCAACGTCAGCGACAAGTGGACCATGCCCAACGAGTACTACGCGTTCGTGCAGGAGCACGTTACCTTCGTGGGGCTCGACACCAACGCGCTCATGTGGGGCCACCAGGTCAGCGAGCAGCGTGAGTTCGTGGCCGACACGATCGACGCCGCAACGACCCCGTGGGTGATCGCCTTCGGACACCACCCCTACATCAGCAACGGCAAGCACGGTGACGCCGGCGCCTACGAGGGCATCCCGGGCATCCCGATCCTGAGCGGGGGCAGCGTGAAGAGCTTCTTCGACGACGAGATCTGCGGCCGCGTGGACCTCTACTTCTCGGGCCACGACCACAACCGCCAGTGGCTGCCGCGCGCCTGCGACACGCAGCTGGTGGTGTCGGGCGCCGCCGCCAAGACCACGGGGTTCCGTGAGCGCGCCATCGTGGGCGGACTGCGCCACAACGGGCCCTACAACGAGGACGACACGGCCGGCTTCTTCTGGGGCGAGATCGACGGCGACACCCTGCGCGCCCGCTTCTACGACCGCTACGGGACGCTGAATTTCGAGACCACGATGACGCGCTGA
- a CDS encoding 4Fe-4S dicluster domain-containing protein codes for MAWVITRLCRDCVDQACVDVCPVECIYAYTGDDASKFPNQLYIHPEECIDCGACEPECPWEAIFEDASVPEVFSADTAHNAKIVGEMDNFEVPTREDHDQPSPDKVVANKAKWGYAG; via the coding sequence ATGGCCTGGGTCATTACGCGCCTTTGCCGCGACTGCGTCGATCAAGCTTGTGTGGATGTCTGCCCCGTCGAGTGCATCTATGCCTACACGGGTGACGACGCGAGCAAGTTCCCGAACCAGCTGTACATCCACCCGGAGGAGTGCATCGACTGCGGTGCGTGTGAGCCGGAGTGCCCCTGGGAAGCCATCTTCGAAGACGCGAGCGTCCCCGAGGTGTTTTCGGCGGACACTGCGCACAACGCGAAGATCGTCGGCGAGATGGACAACTTCGAGGTGCCCACGCGCGAAGATCACGACCAGCCGTCTCCGGACAAGGTCGTCGCGAACAAGGCCAAGTGGGGCTACGCGGGCTGA
- a CDS encoding GNAT family N-acetyltransferase — MSQATLRRASRADRASLRALHRALYIDHHESIVPPAIAPLLAYRDFERVLRDDIDGLIEHPNAVVLVAEREGAVLGYITGHIEEEPERRMPRRGVVEDWYVEPAARGERLGAALMATLEAVFREAGCDLIESATWSFNEGAVQAHRSLGFEAYQVRFRKPLR; from the coding sequence GTGTCCCAGGCCACCCTACGACGCGCCTCGCGCGCCGACCGCGCCTCGCTGCGCGCGCTGCATCGCGCGCTGTACATCGATCACCACGAGAGCATCGTGCCGCCCGCCATCGCGCCGCTGCTCGCGTACCGCGACTTCGAGCGCGTGCTGCGCGACGACATCGACGGCCTGATCGAGCACCCGAACGCCGTGGTGCTGGTGGCCGAGCGTGAGGGGGCGGTGCTGGGCTACATCACCGGGCACATCGAAGAGGAGCCCGAGCGCCGCATGCCACGCCGCGGCGTGGTGGAGGACTGGTACGTGGAACCCGCCGCTCGCGGGGAGCGCCTGGGCGCCGCGCTGATGGCCACCCTCGAGGCGGTCTTCCGCGAGGCGGGCTGCGACCTGATCGAGTCGGCCACCTGGTCCTTCAACGAAGGCGCCGTGCAGGCCCACCGGTCGCTCGGGTTCGAGGCCTACCAGGTCCGCTTCCGAAAGCCGCTGCGGTGA
- a CDS encoding helix-hairpin-helix domain-containing protein, producing the protein MSASVLPRGVRLALLALLLAVLAPVPAAGAQTAEVSAEAPAAPSGQVNLNTASAEELQRLPGVGPSRAVAIVEYRERHPFRRVEELMRIRGIGRKTFRRLRPLLTLDGPTTLAPR; encoded by the coding sequence ATGAGCGCGAGCGTCCTGCCGCGCGGGGTGCGCCTCGCGCTGCTGGCGCTGCTGCTGGCGGTGCTGGCGCCCGTGCCCGCGGCGGGCGCGCAGACGGCGGAGGTGTCCGCCGAAGCACCGGCGGCGCCGTCCGGTCAGGTGAACCTCAACACCGCCAGTGCCGAGGAGCTGCAGCGCCTGCCGGGGGTCGGTCCGTCGCGGGCCGTGGCCATCGTGGAGTACCGCGAGCGGCACCCCTTTCGACGGGTGGAGGAGCTCATGCGCATCCGCGGCATCGGGAGGAAGACCTTCCGACGCCTGCGGCCGCTGCTGACGCTGGACGGGCCGACCACGCTCGCCCCGCGTTGA
- a CDS encoding sulfatase-like hydrolase/transferase — MSEPNASSPATRAAHVAAFGMLYALCAGIARTVLARPIGVAPDLAYYAGAAVALPFDMLLGALLAWPIGRKPAAFGARLVSGVLAILLLALHVAVTPRLPGAVSRAQLELSGLQALGAGLMLGAGLLALVTPLAARLEKRYATRAGRVADAVALGLLACLSIGASVGAYDDLYAGAVHPAWHLALEPEGRETPAADPVQEERHAGHEHEGEHEHEHGDRPQTRYSPGDRMVLHDDPPSTDGRPPGDVRVMTAVLHQGDALEPVPDTAYPLCVERARTNLPPGEAAPSIIVLLLRDVGMRELEVNQANGAPVMPLLRRLSEEAVLFDDVMAAGETDEDVLLAVLSGQPPSPETPVMADPALPYLPGVARDLRDVGYETAFFDGSRDLRTYRQTYLRMAGFTTLDVPPLGGPARRTDEETYAHLQSWLASQPAGRSRFAVMHGLGRSADQLALGTTPDDMDTLRARLAYADAQLEAFYTWYAENERPRGTVLLVMGDHPSPVEFPGDPETPTTVDGHELHFRVPLFVTGVPAAQERALRERSSRLGAQTDLPRTLLGLARDTRIGCYFGRDLFADGEWPVRRAPLSFGGDSRQFLVAHDGDIRWLYNTLTRGVRIHDRAADPRFERDLFSEDDPELPRMREYLLSYLATQRYLRRHRRYMPVPELPEGERRTRTQPLRINDRGLLAGPPAAGAEPLRQSHPEVEAAAAAGFETITLDLQMTTERALVTIGATELLQLGNGINVNVEDVTRQQLETLRRPAPTVQELLQQHPQMSFVFHVHTPARPELREAWFHTLVTTFRELPAERVTLATYDPVIAGLLVGALREAGVDIALVEAPEGVEGGLAWLQTARAIGVPWLYLPPTAVSTELLETAQRWGVRVGLTGVTGPGAVLRLMAGGVAPDAYLASRAFLLDRPTPRVPAAP; from the coding sequence ATGTCCGAACCCAACGCCTCCTCGCCCGCCACGCGGGCTGCTCACGTCGCCGCCTTCGGCATGCTCTACGCGCTGTGCGCTGGCATCGCCCGGACGGTGCTGGCCCGCCCCATCGGGGTGGCGCCCGACCTCGCGTACTACGCGGGCGCCGCCGTGGCGCTGCCCTTCGACATGCTGTTGGGGGCGCTGCTGGCGTGGCCCATCGGGCGGAAACCAGCGGCCTTCGGCGCGCGCCTGGTGAGCGGTGTGCTGGCCATCTTGCTGCTCGCGCTGCACGTGGCGGTGACCCCCCGCCTGCCGGGCGCCGTCTCGCGCGCACAGCTGGAGCTGAGCGGCCTGCAGGCGCTGGGCGCTGGGCTCATGCTCGGCGCTGGGCTCCTGGCGCTGGTCACGCCGCTCGCAGCGCGCCTCGAGAAGCGCTACGCGACGCGCGCTGGGCGCGTGGCCGACGCCGTGGCGCTGGGGCTGCTCGCATGCTTGTCGATCGGCGCGAGCGTGGGCGCGTACGACGACCTCTACGCAGGCGCAGTGCACCCGGCCTGGCACTTGGCGCTCGAGCCGGAGGGGCGCGAGACGCCCGCAGCCGACCCGGTGCAGGAAGAGCGCCACGCGGGGCACGAGCACGAGGGTGAGCACGAGCACGAGCACGGCGACCGTCCGCAGACGCGCTACTCGCCCGGCGACCGCATGGTGCTGCACGACGACCCGCCCTCCACCGACGGTCGCCCGCCCGGCGACGTGCGTGTGATGACCGCCGTGCTGCATCAGGGCGACGCCCTCGAGCCGGTGCCCGACACGGCGTATCCGTTGTGCGTGGAGCGGGCGCGCACGAACCTGCCCCCCGGCGAGGCGGCGCCCAGCATCATCGTGCTGCTGCTGCGCGACGTGGGCATGCGGGAGCTGGAGGTGAACCAGGCGAACGGCGCGCCCGTCATGCCGCTGCTGCGGCGCCTCTCGGAGGAGGCCGTGCTGTTTGACGACGTCATGGCGGCCGGCGAGACCGACGAGGACGTGCTGCTGGCCGTGCTGAGCGGACAGCCCCCGAGCCCGGAGACCCCCGTCATGGCGGACCCGGCGCTGCCCTACCTGCCGGGCGTCGCGCGCGACCTGCGCGACGTGGGCTACGAGACCGCGTTCTTCGACGGCTCGCGCGACCTGCGCACCTACCGACAGACCTACCTGCGGATGGCGGGCTTCACCACGCTGGACGTCCCGCCCCTGGGCGGTCCGGCGCGGCGCACGGACGAAGAGACGTATGCGCACCTGCAGTCGTGGCTGGCGTCGCAGCCGGCGGGTCGCTCGCGCTTTGCCGTGATGCACGGCCTCGGACGCTCGGCCGACCAGCTGGCGCTCGGCACCACCCCCGACGACATGGACACGCTGCGCGCGCGGCTGGCCTATGCCGACGCCCAGCTCGAGGCGTTCTACACTTGGTACGCGGAGAACGAGCGGCCGCGCGGGACGGTGCTGCTGGTGATGGGCGACCACCCGAGCCCGGTGGAGTTCCCGGGCGACCCCGAGACCCCCACCACGGTGGACGGACACGAGCTGCACTTCCGCGTCCCGCTCTTCGTGACGGGCGTGCCGGCGGCGCAGGAGCGCGCGCTGCGCGAGAGGAGCTCACGGCTGGGCGCGCAGACCGACCTGCCCCGCACGCTGCTCGGGCTGGCGCGCGACACGCGCATCGGCTGTTACTTCGGGCGAGACCTGTTCGCCGACGGCGAGTGGCCCGTACGGCGCGCCCCGCTCTCGTTCGGCGGTGACTCGCGGCAGTTCCTGGTGGCGCACGACGGCGACATCCGCTGGCTCTACAACACGCTCACGCGCGGCGTGCGCATCCACGACCGCGCCGCCGATCCGCGGTTCGAGCGTGACCTCTTCAGCGAGGACGACCCCGAGCTGCCACGCATGCGCGAGTACCTGCTCTCGTATCTCGCCACGCAGCGCTACCTGCGCCGGCACCGGCGCTACATGCCCGTGCCGGAGCTCCCCGAGGGCGAGCGCCGCACGCGCACGCAGCCGCTGCGCATCAACGACCGCGGGTTGCTGGCCGGTCCGCCGGCCGCGGGCGCAGAGCCCCTTCGCCAATCGCACCCCGAGGTGGAGGCCGCCGCCGCCGCAGGCTTCGAGACCATCACGCTCGACCTGCAGATGACCACGGAGCGTGCCCTAGTCACCATCGGTGCGACCGAGCTGCTGCAGCTGGGCAACGGCATCAACGTCAACGTGGAAGACGTGACGCGCCAACAGCTCGAGACGCTGCGGCGGCCGGCGCCCACCGTGCAAGAGCTGCTGCAGCAGCACCCCCAGATGAGCTTCGTGTTCCACGTCCACACGCCAGCGCGGCCCGAGCTGCGCGAGGCGTGGTTCCACACCCTGGTGACCACGTTCCGTGAGCTGCCCGCCGAGCGCGTGACGCTCGCCACCTACGACCCGGTGATCGCGGGCTTGCTGGTGGGAGCGCTGCGCGAAGCGGGTGTCGACATCGCGCTGGTGGAGGCGCCGGAAGGTGTGGAAGGGGGGCTCGCGTGGCTCCAGACGGCGCGCGCCATCGGCGTGCCATGGCTGTACCTGCCGCCCACCGCCGTGAGCACCGAGCTGCTGGAGACGGCGCAGCGCTGGGGCGTGCGTGTGGGCCTCACGGGCGTCACCGGACCGGGCGCCGTGCTGCGCCTGATGGCAGGCGGGGTGGCCCCCGATGCCTACCTAGCCAGCCGCGCGTTCCTGCTGGATCGGCCCACGCCCCGCGTCCCTGCAGCCCCCTGA